One window of Thermacetogenium phaeum DSM 12270 genomic DNA carries:
- the yqfD gene encoding sporulation protein YqfD: MFIRKLWAYLLGYLILVIKGEHPERLINLAYTRGVHLWDLCWIDAGTLTAKVYASSFRTLRHIAKKAGCRLRIRRKRGLPFLLFRLRRRRMLLVGAVVFCLILYCLSSFIWTVEVSGTRRISQQKVKELAAEAGLRPGSIRFQVQRDEVVDHLLRELPEIAYAEVNVGPRSRIRISEKQLPEPGVGYCHIVAEKEGVIESVLTLAGQPLVREGDVVRKGQVLISGEISPAPPGQDEQQGEQLPPRQEPRFVQARGIVHARVWYRFYGEAALEEIQERLTGRKTLIFRIKVPGKEVIVYGPREVPYQFCRLRTHRYKLQRWRNISLPVEFVTIEAEEVRHQHVRRSYEEAVEMAAERARERADRGLPREAVTVRRRYKVLGGDEDPVRVVLTVETRESIGVIRKFRPENQTDKTGGKEGV, translated from the coding sequence GTGTTTATCAGAAAACTTTGGGCTTATCTGCTGGGCTATCTGATCCTGGTGATCAAAGGGGAACATCCGGAGCGCTTGATTAACCTGGCCTATACCAGGGGCGTTCACCTTTGGGATCTCTGTTGGATCGACGCCGGCACCTTGACGGCCAAGGTTTACGCCTCTTCCTTCCGGACCCTGCGCCACATAGCCAAAAAAGCGGGGTGTAGGCTGCGAATCCGCCGCAAGAGGGGGCTTCCGTTCCTTTTGTTCCGCCTTCGGCGCCGCCGGATGTTGCTGGTCGGTGCGGTTGTTTTTTGCCTCATCCTCTACTGTCTTTCCTCTTTCATCTGGACGGTTGAGGTGAGCGGCACGCGCCGGATCTCGCAGCAGAAGGTTAAGGAGCTGGCAGCGGAAGCGGGCTTGCGTCCGGGGAGCATCCGCTTTCAGGTGCAGCGGGATGAGGTTGTCGATCACCTCCTGCGAGAGCTGCCGGAGATCGCCTATGCCGAGGTGAATGTGGGGCCAAGGTCGCGAATCAGGATCTCCGAGAAGCAGCTTCCGGAGCCCGGTGTTGGCTACTGCCATATCGTGGCCGAGAAGGAAGGGGTGATCGAGAGCGTGCTCACCCTTGCCGGGCAGCCGCTGGTAAGGGAGGGGGACGTTGTCCGGAAAGGCCAGGTGCTGATTTCCGGGGAGATCTCCCCTGCTCCACCCGGGCAGGATGAGCAGCAAGGGGAGCAGCTCCCTCCCCGGCAGGAGCCGCGCTTTGTGCAGGCCCGCGGGATCGTCCACGCCCGCGTCTGGTATCGCTTCTACGGGGAGGCCGCTCTGGAGGAAATCCAGGAGCGGTTAACCGGCAGGAAGACCCTCATCTTCAGAATCAAAGTGCCCGGGAAAGAGGTTATCGTTTACGGCCCCCGGGAGGTTCCCTATCAATTTTGCCGGCTCCGGACGCACCGGTACAAATTGCAGCGCTGGAGAAATATTTCTTTGCCCGTCGAATTTGTTACAATAGAAGCAGAGGAAGTGCGCCACCAGCACGTCCGGAGAAGCTACGAGGAAGCGGTCGAAATGGCTGCAGAGCGCGCCAGGGAAAGAGCGGATCGCGGTCTTCCCCGGGAAGCGGTGACGGTCAGGCGCCGGTATAAGGTTCTGGGAGGCGATGAGGATCCCGTTCGGGTGGTTCTCACCGTAGAAACCAGGGAATCGATCGGGGTCATCAGGAAGTTTCGTCCTGAAAATCAAACAGACAAGACAGGGGGTAAAGAAGGAGTTTGA
- a CDS encoding zinc ribbon domain-containing protein, giving the protein MSYPCGVIKTSNRKRRGLYTCSCGWKAQADVNGALNIFERAFQVSPVKGSSGRVARPAAVSYRLGWHGVVEPERRG; this is encoded by the coding sequence CTGTCATATCCCTGTGGGGTAATCAAAACATCCAATCGAAAGCGGCGGGGACTGTACACCTGCTCCTGCGGATGGAAAGCACAGGCTGATGTAAACGGCGCCCTCAACATCTTTGAAAGGGCTTTCCAGGTATCTCCCGTGAAGGGGAGTAGTGGCCGTGTGGCGCGGCCCGCGGCCGTGTCATACCGATTGGGATGGCACGGTGTCGTTGAACCGGAGCGCAGGGGATAA
- a CDS encoding CCA tRNA nucleotidyltransferase: MRDFLSERLIPVAVTAVLKTLHDAGYDACVGGGCLRDCLLGLRPLEWEVVTSAPPALLDAFFDRVVPVEGKSERLVYSGDLSVRVAGPEGAGRGEGHGRQVGVAAVIQRQGFTVNALAWDPFSGELIDPWKTADLLKAGIGIIQTAGDPAGVFREDPLRLLEAVYLMKRFDDAGCEWRLEPATGEALRSCSSAVREVPPGRIRPWLNRIITGKRPDIYFEEMKKSGLLDVILPELAATCGIMQNDYHIKDVFGHTLLVLKEIRPELHLRWAALLHDIGKPRCISFEDGTIHFYGHQAIGSSMAYQILKRLGFDRDFIKRVVFLVHRHMYPYPRTRKAVRRFINRVGLRTLADLLELRRADILGGRYKNLSRLRHFQREIDAVLWELPPFSLKDLAVNGYDVMDALGVKPGPVVGRALRFLFERVLEDPDLNDREALLKLLKEEFLPAAAGEASAPGSQGTAGASRAAPTK, translated from the coding sequence ATGAGGGATTTTCTTTCCGAACGGCTGATACCCGTCGCCGTTACGGCTGTCCTAAAAACACTGCATGATGCTGGATATGATGCCTGTGTGGGCGGGGGATGCCTCCGGGATTGTCTGCTGGGGCTGCGGCCCCTGGAGTGGGAGGTTGTCACGAGCGCCCCGCCGGCGCTGCTCGATGCGTTTTTTGACAGGGTTGTTCCGGTAGAGGGTAAGTCCGAGCGCCTGGTTTACAGCGGGGATCTCTCCGTCAGAGTGGCAGGGCCGGAGGGCGCCGGTAGAGGCGAAGGACATGGCAGGCAGGTGGGCGTGGCTGCCGTCATCCAAAGGCAGGGTTTTACGGTAAATGCCCTGGCCTGGGATCCCTTTTCCGGGGAACTGATCGACCCCTGGAAGACTGCCGATCTCCTGAAAGCGGGGATCGGCATCATTCAGACGGCGGGTGACCCTGCCGGGGTGTTCCGGGAGGATCCGCTCCGCCTGCTGGAGGCCGTCTATTTGATGAAGCGCTTTGACGATGCCGGTTGCGAATGGCGGCTGGAACCTGCCACCGGGGAGGCTCTCAGGTCATGTTCCTCCGCAGTCCGGGAGGTGCCTCCGGGAAGGATCCGGCCCTGGCTCAACAGGATCATCACCGGAAAGAGGCCTGACATTTACTTCGAGGAGATGAAAAAGAGCGGCCTGCTGGATGTTATCCTGCCGGAGCTTGCCGCCACCTGCGGGATTATGCAGAACGACTATCACATCAAGGATGTCTTCGGCCACACCCTTCTCGTTTTAAAGGAGATCCGTCCGGAGCTGCACCTGCGCTGGGCGGCTCTTCTGCACGACATCGGGAAGCCCCGCTGCATCAGCTTTGAAGACGGCACCATCCATTTTTACGGGCACCAGGCCATCGGCTCGTCCATGGCCTACCAGATCTTAAAAAGGCTGGGCTTTGACAGGGATTTTATTAAGAGGGTGGTCTTTCTCGTCCACCGCCACATGTACCCCTACCCGAGGACGAGGAAGGCAGTAAGAAGGTTCATCAACCGGGTCGGACTGAGGACCCTGGCCGATCTGCTGGAGCTGCGCAGGGCGGATATACTGGGCGGCAGATACAAAAATCTGTCCCGGTTGAGGCATTTTCAAAGAGAAATCGATGCCGTTCTCTGGGAGCTTCCTCCCTTTTCTCTCAAGGATCTGGCCGTTAACGGGTACGACGTCATGGATGCTCTGGGGGTGAAGCCGGGGCCTGTGGTCGGTCGTGCCCTCCGTTTCCTCTTTGAAAGGGTTCTGGAAGACCCGGATTTGAACGACCGGGAGGCGCTGCTGAAGCTCTTAAAGGAGGAATTTTTGCCGGCTGCTGCCGGAGAGGCTTCAGCTCCCGGAAGCCAGGGAACTGCTGGCGCTTCACGAGCGGCGCCGACGAAATAG
- a CDS encoding GatB/YqeY domain-containing protein, giving the protein MSLQERLYEDMKKALKEREAGKLQLSVIRMARSAIKNRSIELGRELTDEDVIEVLAKEVKMRREALAEYRRAGRQEAVAELEAEIAILEKYLPRQLDRNEIVQMAREAIAATGAQSERDLGKVMGVLMPKLKGRADGKLVNEVVREILKDGQR; this is encoded by the coding sequence ATGTCGCTTCAGGAGCGCCTTTATGAAGACATGAAAAAAGCCCTCAAAGAGCGCGAAGCAGGAAAACTCCAGCTTTCCGTGATTCGCATGGCCCGCTCAGCCATCAAGAACCGCTCCATTGAGCTCGGGCGCGAGCTTACCGATGAGGATGTCATCGAGGTCCTGGCCAAAGAGGTCAAGATGCGCCGGGAAGCCCTTGCGGAATACCGCCGTGCCGGGCGCCAGGAGGCGGTGGCGGAGCTGGAAGCGGAAATTGCGATTTTAGAGAAGTACCTTCCCCGCCAGTTAGACAGGAATGAGATAGTGCAGATGGCGCGTGAGGCCATAGCAGCCACAGGAGCCCAAAGTGAGCGTGATTTAGGGAAAGTCATGGGCGTGCTGATGCCCAAACTTAAGGGTCGTGCCGACGGAAAACTGGTTAATGAAGTTGTCCGGGAGATTCTTAAAGACGGGCAGCGGTGA
- the era gene encoding GTPase Era gives MRSGFVCLVGRPNVGKSTLLNRFVGRKVAIVSDKPQTTRNRILGILTTEDAQAVFIDTPGIHKPRHKLGAYMTRIAQNTLEEVDLVLYVVDASVPPGAGEEYILALLRRVSTPVILALNKIDLVKKQELLPLIEWFSERGNFLEVIPVSALTGENIESLNRSILENLPEGPFYYPVEMVTDQPERFIAAEIIREKVLNLTREEVPHSVVVVVEDMQERPNGMLYLAAVVYVERDSQKGILIGKGGKMLKEIGRLAREELEVIFGNRIYLELWVKVKKGWRDDEAALRSFGYE, from the coding sequence ATCAGGTCGGGATTCGTGTGCCTCGTCGGGAGGCCCAATGTGGGAAAGTCGACGTTGCTGAACCGGTTTGTCGGCCGCAAGGTCGCCATTGTGTCCGATAAACCGCAGACAACGAGGAACCGTATCCTGGGGATCCTTACCACTGAGGATGCCCAGGCTGTGTTTATCGATACACCGGGCATCCACAAGCCCCGCCATAAACTGGGGGCATACATGACCCGGATTGCCCAGAACACCCTGGAGGAGGTGGATCTGGTGCTCTACGTTGTGGATGCCTCCGTGCCGCCAGGGGCCGGGGAGGAGTACATCCTGGCTCTGCTGCGAAGGGTGAGCACCCCGGTGATTCTTGCCTTGAACAAGATCGATCTCGTCAAAAAGCAGGAGCTACTTCCCCTCATTGAGTGGTTCTCGGAACGGGGAAATTTCCTGGAGGTGATTCCTGTATCCGCTCTCACCGGAGAGAATATCGAAAGCTTAAACCGGTCGATACTTGAGAATCTGCCGGAAGGGCCTTTTTATTACCCTGTGGAAATGGTGACCGATCAGCCGGAGCGGTTTATCGCCGCGGAGATCATCAGGGAAAAGGTGCTCAACCTTACCCGGGAGGAGGTCCCGCACTCGGTCGTCGTCGTTGTCGAAGATATGCAGGAACGCCCGAACGGTATGCTTTACCTGGCAGCGGTGGTTTACGTGGAGCGCGATTCGCAGAAAGGGATCCTGATCGGCAAGGGAGGAAAGATGCTAAAGGAGATCGGTCGCCTGGCCAGGGAGGAGCTGGAGGTCATCTTCGGGAACAGGATTTACCTCGAGCTCTGGGTGAAGGTGAAGAAGGGCTGGCGGGATGATGAAGCAGCCCTGCGTTCCTTCGGATATGAGTAA
- a CDS encoding pyruvoyl-dependent arginine decarboxylase yields the protein MLPVPSKFTLVVGHGEGSTPLNAFDAALIDAGIGNLNLIRVSSILPPGARFFPELRIPPGTLTPTAYGYLTSSRPGEVVAAAIGVGFSSDTYGVIMEYEGFCTKAEAETRVRAMVEDGFRARGITLKDLLVLGIDHRVEKIGCALAAAVLGY from the coding sequence GTGTTACCGGTTCCGAGCAAGTTTACCCTGGTGGTGGGACACGGGGAGGGAAGCACCCCGTTAAATGCCTTTGATGCCGCTCTTATCGATGCCGGCATCGGCAACCTGAACCTGATCAGGGTGAGCAGTATTCTGCCGCCCGGCGCCAGGTTCTTTCCCGAACTCCGGATACCACCGGGAACCTTGACCCCCACTGCATACGGATACCTTACCAGCAGCAGGCCGGGGGAGGTGGTGGCAGCGGCCATCGGGGTGGGGTTCAGCAGCGATACTTACGGTGTCATCATGGAATACGAGGGCTTCTGCACCAAAGCGGAGGCGGAAACCCGCGTGCGGGCGATGGTCGAGGATGGCTTCCGGGCGCGCGGGATAACCTTAAAGGATCTTTTGGTTTTGGGCATCGATCACCGCGTGGAAAAAATCGGATGTGCCCTGGCGGCGGCTGTTCTCGGTTACTGA
- a CDS encoding PhoH family protein: protein MTCCEEAKIRVEDNSAAVNLFGSLDANLKFIEEKSSTKIIARGDEIIIRGDKGAVRRTLELFEQLIAWSRKGNPVTITDINYAWHLVEEHSREKLVDIRSEVLLTNYRGKPVRPKTAGQLRYIQAIKSHDLVFAIGPAGTGKTYLAVVMAVRAFKNKEVSRIVLVRPAVEAGEKLGFLPGDIQEKVDPYLRPLYDGLYNVLGAEQAQRHLERNIFEVAPLAYMRGRTLDDSFVILDEAQNTTPEQMKMFLTRLGFGSKAVVTGDVTQIDLPKGQSSGLVEVQKVLRGVEGAAFVFLTGEDVIRHPLVQKIVEAYERYEAGIR from the coding sequence TTGACCTGCTGCGAGGAAGCCAAGATAAGGGTAGAGGATAACAGCGCTGCAGTTAACCTTTTCGGAAGTCTGGACGCCAATCTCAAGTTTATTGAGGAAAAGAGTTCCACTAAGATCATCGCCCGGGGTGATGAGATTATTATCCGGGGGGATAAGGGGGCGGTGCGGCGGACCCTTGAGCTTTTTGAACAGTTGATAGCCTGGAGCCGAAAGGGGAACCCCGTTACGATCACCGATATCAATTATGCCTGGCATCTCGTGGAGGAGCATTCGCGGGAAAAACTGGTTGACATCCGTTCCGAGGTCCTTCTGACTAACTACCGGGGGAAGCCCGTCCGACCGAAGACCGCCGGGCAGCTGCGCTACATCCAGGCGATCAAAAGCCACGATCTGGTCTTTGCCATCGGCCCTGCAGGGACCGGAAAGACCTATCTGGCCGTTGTGATGGCTGTACGGGCATTTAAGAATAAAGAAGTCAGCAGGATTGTTCTCGTCCGCCCCGCCGTTGAGGCCGGAGAAAAACTCGGGTTTTTGCCGGGGGACATTCAGGAGAAGGTCGATCCCTACTTGCGCCCGCTTTACGACGGTCTCTACAACGTCCTGGGAGCGGAGCAGGCGCAGCGCCACTTGGAGCGCAATATTTTCGAGGTCGCCCCTCTCGCTTACATGCGGGGGCGCACCCTGGATGACTCCTTTGTCATTCTTGATGAAGCCCAAAACACAACTCCCGAACAGATGAAGATGTTTTTGACCCGTCTCGGGTTCGGCTCCAAGGCGGTAGTTACGGGGGACGTCACCCAGATCGACCTGCCCAAAGGGCAGTCTTCCGGGTTGGTGGAGGTGCAAAAGGTTCTGCGGGGTGTCGAAGGGGCGGCTTTTGTCTTTCTGACCGGTGAAGATGTAATCAGGCATCCGCTGGTGCAGAAGATCGTAGAAGCCTATGAGCGTTACGAAGCGGGGATAAGGTGA
- a CDS encoding cytidine deaminase yields MKGIGDRELLLKAREAARMAYAPYSGFPVGAALLASSGLIFPGCNIENASYGLTVCAERVALFRAVSSGERELVKLALWAPVPCWPCGACLQCLAEFAPGLRIVRQGEKGELQEKGLGELLTAAFSLQCPPGGCI; encoded by the coding sequence ATGAAGGGGATCGGTGATCGGGAACTGCTGTTGAAGGCTCGGGAAGCGGCCAGGATGGCCTACGCCCCCTACTCCGGCTTTCCTGTGGGTGCTGCCTTGCTCGCCAGCAGCGGGCTCATTTTTCCAGGATGCAACATCGAAAATGCCTCCTACGGCCTGACCGTCTGCGCCGAACGAGTGGCCCTCTTCCGGGCCGTCAGTTCGGGGGAGCGGGAGCTGGTGAAACTCGCCCTTTGGGCGCCGGTTCCCTGCTGGCCGTGCGGCGCCTGCCTGCAGTGCCTGGCGGAGTTTGCCCCCGGGCTGCGGATCGTGCGGCAAGGAGAAAAAGGGGAGCTCCAAGAAAAGGGGCTGGGGGAGCTTTTGACGGCTGCCTTTTCTCTGCAGTGTCCGCCCGGAGGCTGTATTTAG
- the yqfC gene encoding sporulation protein YqfC translates to MSRDGKKRVEHLLSHVFELPKDLVMDLPRITMLGDMQVHVENHRGIIEYAKEKIRISTGCGELLINGSGLVLRNILPDEIVVDGRIRSIAILE, encoded by the coding sequence TTGTCCAGGGACGGCAAGAAGCGGGTGGAACATCTTCTGTCGCACGTTTTTGAGCTTCCTAAAGACCTGGTTATGGATCTGCCGCGGATTACCATGCTGGGGGACATGCAGGTGCATGTGGAAAATCACCGGGGGATCATCGAGTATGCAAAGGAAAAAATTCGCATCAGTACCGGCTGCGGTGAGTTGCTCATCAACGGGAGCGGTCTCGTGCTGCGCAACATTCTCCCCGATGAAATCGTAGTCGACGGCAGGATCAGGAGCATTGCCATCCTGGAGTAG
- the rpsU gene encoding 30S ribosomal protein S21, translated as MAEVRVGKNESLDSALRRFKRSCQKAGVLVEVRKREHYMKPSVRRKKKSEAARKRRWS; from the coding sequence ATGGCTGAAGTCAGGGTTGGCAAGAACGAATCACTGGATAGTGCCCTGCGGCGCTTTAAACGCTCCTGCCAGAAAGCCGGGGTTCTGGTCGAGGTCAGAAAGCGGGAGCACTACATGAAGCCGAGTGTGCGAAGGAAGAAAAAGTCCGAGGCAGCACGCAAACGCCGCTGGTCCTAA
- a CDS encoding coenzyme F420-0:L-glutamate ligase has product MPFQAIPVPTKLITPEDDLLEVIATYAAPHLRKGDVLVIAESALAISQGRIVRPEEVKPGLWARLISQFIHQDGSLSSPFALQAVMNEEGVLRTVFAFLVGSLSRILFRRRGDFYRLAGRQAALVDDITGTIPPFDKYIVLGPREPQKAVNGIKKRFGVGAAVIDANDLGRTEILAMTPDVSEKLLLDVFRNNPAGNADEQTPFVILRKTP; this is encoded by the coding sequence ATGCCTTTTCAGGCGATTCCCGTGCCTACCAAGCTGATCACACCTGAAGACGACCTTCTGGAGGTGATCGCCACCTATGCCGCTCCTCACCTCCGGAAGGGGGATGTGCTGGTGATCGCCGAAAGCGCTCTGGCCATCTCTCAGGGGCGCATCGTCAGACCCGAGGAGGTCAAACCGGGACTGTGGGCGCGCCTCATCTCCCAGTTTATCCATCAGGACGGCAGCCTCTCCTCCCCCTTCGCCTTACAAGCGGTCATGAACGAGGAGGGAGTGCTCCGCACCGTCTTCGCCTTCCTGGTGGGCTCCCTGAGCAGGATTCTCTTCAGGCGCCGGGGTGACTTCTACCGCCTTGCCGGGCGACAGGCGGCCCTCGTCGACGACATCACCGGCACGATCCCCCCTTTTGACAAGTACATCGTCCTGGGGCCCCGGGAACCGCAGAAGGCAGTCAACGGCATCAAGAAGAGATTCGGGGTGGGAGCCGCCGTTATCGATGCCAACGACCTGGGCCGAACAGAGATCCTGGCGATGACACCGGATGTAAGCGAAAAACTGCTTCTCGATGTGTTTCGCAATAACCCCGCCGGAAATGCCGATGAGCAGACGCCATTCGTCATCCTCAGGAAAACTCCGTGA
- the ybeY gene encoding rRNA maturation RNase YbeY, whose product MQLLISNEQNEVEMTDETKELLRRALEEVLREEGFSPEFIEAAEVSMVLVDDTRMAELNKMYRGIDGTTDVLSFPMLEGEEDPEADELFSEFLLGDIVVSVPRAREQAREGGHSLEKEMAFLAVHSMLHLLGYDHERSGEEEALMREKEESVMARLEAGGRG is encoded by the coding sequence GTGCAGTTGCTAATCAGTAATGAACAGAATGAAGTGGAGATGACGGATGAGACCAAGGAGTTGTTGCGAAGAGCCCTGGAAGAGGTGCTGCGGGAGGAAGGCTTCTCGCCGGAGTTTATCGAGGCGGCTGAGGTCAGCATGGTTCTCGTGGACGACACCAGAATGGCAGAACTCAATAAAATGTACCGCGGGATAGACGGCACCACCGATGTTCTCTCCTTCCCGATGCTGGAAGGGGAGGAGGATCCGGAGGCCGATGAGCTCTTTAGCGAGTTTCTGCTCGGGGATATCGTCGTCTCCGTACCCCGTGCCCGGGAGCAGGCCCGGGAGGGCGGCCACTCTCTGGAGAAAGAAATGGCCTTTCTGGCGGTTCACAGCATGCTGCACCTGTTGGGTTATGACCACGAGAGGTCGGGGGAGGAAGAGGCCCTGATGCGGGAAAAAGAAGAAAGTGTGATGGCACGCCTGGAGGCCGGTGGGCGCGGATGA
- a CDS encoding HD family phosphohydrolase produces the protein MNLLKGFSWFRRFGSSGSWPVFRRVGWGLLFFLVTAFIVGSGYFSRGYSLKEGQISPVNIYAPRTIVYVDEIETERLRREAAARVEKSYREDTRVPVLVEEKIEKFFATVKELRDADLPPEERLSRLRTYFVQEIGVPSSELEVTPASSLLSLLQGSDEELAEAEAFCKSAVQEELSYGLMDDALPNARENLAERVALSSLPPSWQPSVSLLLMHTIRPNLVFDRETYNRRVEEARAAIPPVERTYRAGQVIVREGNPITQADLMVLRQLGLLRERPLWPRLIGVSFFVFLMGILIFLYLYKFRRELLRQEQRIILYGFIFVLTALVAKGVSVIRISTQPELANLTGYLVPVAGGAILITVLLDKGLAVFTSFFFSLLVGVMTDGQLNFIMAGFVGCLAGIYSMYGLSDRSGLIRGGVYVSLANVAVIIIIGLLNDTALTTVFAGAGMGVLNGFLSSVLAVGLLPYLEAAFGITSSVRLLELANPGQPLLKRLLTEAPGTYHHSILVGNLAEAAAEAVQADPLLVRVGAYYHDIGKLKRPYFFIENQIARENPHDKIAPSLSTLIITSHVKDGLELAREYKLPPEIQGIIEQHHGTSLVAYFYQKALESERSELVTEAEFRYDSKKPQSKEAALVMLADGVEAAIRSLQKPTPGRLESLTRKIIKEKLQDGQLDECDLTFKDLNRIAAAFVRVLGGIFHSRIEYPEPALISELERRRSRGAVANQ, from the coding sequence ATGAATCTGCTGAAGGGGTTTAGCTGGTTCCGGCGGTTCGGCTCCAGTGGCAGCTGGCCGGTTTTCCGCCGGGTGGGATGGGGGCTTCTGTTCTTCCTGGTAACTGCCTTTATCGTCGGCAGCGGATACTTTTCCAGAGGTTACTCGCTGAAAGAGGGACAGATCAGCCCTGTTAATATTTATGCGCCCCGCACCATTGTTTATGTGGATGAAATAGAGACCGAGCGCCTCCGTCGTGAGGCTGCCGCCCGGGTGGAAAAGTCCTACCGTGAAGATACCCGGGTGCCGGTGCTGGTTGAAGAGAAGATAGAAAAGTTTTTCGCCACCGTTAAGGAGTTGCGGGACGCCGATCTGCCGCCGGAAGAGCGCCTTTCCCGCCTCCGCACCTATTTTGTCCAGGAGATAGGTGTGCCGTCGTCGGAGCTAGAAGTGACCCCTGCGAGTTCGCTTCTGTCCCTCCTCCAGGGGAGTGACGAGGAGCTGGCGGAAGCGGAGGCTTTTTGCAAAAGTGCCGTCCAGGAGGAGCTCAGCTATGGTTTAATGGATGATGCTCTGCCCAACGCCAGGGAAAACCTGGCGGAAAGGGTAGCCCTCTCCTCCCTTCCGCCCTCCTGGCAGCCTTCAGTGTCATTGCTGCTGATGCACACCATCCGGCCCAATCTCGTCTTCGATCGGGAGACCTATAACAGGAGGGTTGAGGAGGCGCGGGCGGCGATTCCGCCTGTGGAACGCACCTACAGAGCGGGTCAGGTGATCGTCCGGGAGGGCAATCCCATCACCCAGGCCGATCTGATGGTCCTGCGCCAGCTCGGCCTGCTGCGGGAGCGCCCGCTCTGGCCGCGCCTCATCGGCGTCAGCTTCTTCGTCTTCCTGATGGGGATCTTGATTTTCCTTTACCTATACAAGTTCCGCAGGGAGCTCTTAAGGCAGGAGCAGCGCATCATTCTCTACGGGTTTATCTTTGTTCTGACGGCCCTCGTTGCCAAAGGGGTGTCGGTGATCCGGATCAGTACTCAGCCGGAGCTCGCCAATCTCACAGGCTACCTGGTTCCGGTGGCAGGGGGAGCCATTTTGATCACCGTTTTGCTGGATAAGGGGTTGGCGGTTTTCACCTCATTCTTTTTCAGCCTGCTGGTGGGAGTGATGACCGACGGCCAGCTTAATTTCATCATGGCCGGCTTCGTGGGGTGTCTGGCCGGGATTTACAGCATGTACGGGCTGAGCGACAGATCCGGCCTGATCAGAGGTGGGGTTTATGTTTCCCTGGCCAATGTTGCGGTTATAATTATTATAGGCTTGCTGAACGATACCGCTCTGACCACAGTTTTCGCCGGCGCAGGGATGGGGGTGCTTAACGGATTCCTGTCCTCTGTGCTGGCGGTGGGCTTGCTTCCTTACCTGGAAGCGGCCTTTGGAATCACCAGTTCGGTTCGCCTGCTGGAGCTGGCCAATCCCGGGCAGCCTTTGCTGAAACGCCTGCTCACCGAGGCACCCGGCACTTACCACCACAGCATCCTCGTCGGGAACCTGGCGGAGGCGGCAGCAGAAGCGGTGCAGGCCGACCCGCTGCTGGTGCGTGTGGGAGCGTATTACCACGACATCGGTAAACTCAAGAGGCCCTATTTTTTTATCGAGAACCAGATCGCCAGGGAGAATCCGCATGATAAGATCGCTCCCAGCCTCAGCACGTTGATCATCACTTCCCACGTTAAGGACGGGCTAGAGCTGGCGCGGGAGTACAAGCTCCCCCCCGAGATTCAGGGGATCATCGAACAGCACCATGGTACGAGCCTCGTCGCCTACTTTTACCAGAAGGCATTGGAGAGCGAGCGTTCGGAGCTGGTCACCGAGGCTGAGTTTCGCTACGACTCTAAGAAGCCCCAGAGCAAGGAGGCAGCCCTGGTGATGCTGGCCGACGGCGTGGAGGCGGCCATCCGCTCTCTCCAGAAGCCGACGCCGGGCCGCCTGGAAAGCCTGACCAGAAAGATCATCAAGGAGAAGCTGCAGGACGGCCAGCTGGATGAGTGCGACCTGACTTTCAAGGATCTCAACAGGATCGCCGCCGCTTTCGTGCGGGTCTTAGGTGGAATATTTCACTCCCGCATTGAGTATCCGGAGCCTGCCCTGATCAGTGAACTGGAAAGGAGAAGGTCTCGAGGTGCAGTTGCTAATCAGTAA
- a CDS encoding diacylglycerol kinase family protein: MRGRRSFRESFQNAAAGFRYCLATQRNMKVHLAAAVLVLLLSVGIGLSRLEFALVFFAIGLVLVAEMLNTAVEKTVDIYVDTYHPGARLAKHIAAGAVLVAAANAAITGLIVFLPHFRVLW, translated from the coding sequence ATGAGGGGGAGGCGCAGTTTTCGGGAGAGCTTCCAGAATGCAGCAGCTGGTTTCCGCTACTGCCTTGCCACTCAGAGAAATATGAAGGTGCACCTGGCCGCCGCCGTCCTCGTTCTCCTGTTGTCGGTGGGGATCGGGTTAAGCCGCCTGGAATTCGCCCTGGTGTTCTTTGCCATCGGTTTGGTTCTGGTGGCCGAAATGTTGAATACGGCGGTGGAGAAGACGGTCGATATATATGTCGATACCTACCACCCCGGTGCCCGGCTGGCCAAGCACATCGCCGCCGGGGCGGTGCTGGTTGCCGCCGCCAATGCGGCAATCACAGGGCTGATTGTTTTTCTCCCCCATTTCCGCGTCCTTTGGTAG